A genomic region of Streptosporangium lutulentum contains the following coding sequences:
- a CDS encoding HesB/IscA family protein: MLTLTDTAAQVIRDLSAQAMDSPDTGVRISSESDGTGSLVLSIVERPESTDKVVESEGARLFLDPQVVEMLDDKSLDADVDEGGGVAFLVTEQAP, translated from the coding sequence ATGCTCACATTGACGGACACCGCAGCCCAGGTAATCAGGGATCTCAGCGCCCAGGCGATGGATTCCCCCGACACCGGAGTCCGCATCTCGTCCGAGAGCGACGGCACCGGCTCGCTCGTACTCTCGATCGTGGAACGCCCCGAGTCGACCGACAAGGTGGTGGAGTCGGAGGGTGCCCGGCTCTTCCTCGACCCCCAGGTCGTCGAGATGCTCGACGACAAGTCGCTGGACGCCGACGTCGACGAGGGAGGGGGCGTCGCGTTTCTCGTCACCGAGCAGGCCCCCTGA
- a CDS encoding hemerythrin domain-containing protein: MDAIVLLKDDHKTVEKLFKEFEKAGEQAYKKKRELVDQMIKELTAHAYIEEEIFYPAARESVPATSSHVLESVEEHHVVVWMLSELRDLDPKDERFDAKVTVLMENVRHHVEEEEQEWFPQVREAMGRKDLQEIGERMEKARSEAPRDPLALSSAGT, encoded by the coding sequence GTGGACGCGATCGTGCTCCTGAAGGACGACCACAAGACCGTCGAGAAGCTGTTCAAGGAGTTCGAGAAGGCCGGAGAGCAGGCGTACAAGAAGAAGCGGGAACTCGTCGATCAGATGATCAAGGAGCTCACCGCTCACGCCTACATCGAAGAGGAGATCTTCTACCCGGCCGCCCGCGAGAGCGTGCCCGCGACCTCCTCGCACGTTCTGGAGAGCGTGGAGGAGCATCACGTGGTGGTCTGGATGCTCTCCGAGCTGAGAGACCTGGACCCCAAGGACGAGCGGTTCGACGCCAAGGTCACCGTGCTGATGGAAAATGTCCGCCACCACGTCGAGGAGGAGGAGCAGGAATGGTTCCCGCAGGTGCGGGAGGCCATGGGGCGCAAGGACCTTCAGGAGATCGGCGAGCGGATGGAGAAGGCGAGGTCCGAGGCGCCGCGCGATCCGCTCGCGCTGAGCAGCGCCGGCACGTGA
- a CDS encoding LLM class F420-dependent oxidoreductase, whose translation MTAFGYFLSSEEHNPRELVRQAKRAEQAGFEGLWISDHFHPWLDVQGQSSFVWSVIGAIAEATSLPITTAVTCPLVRIHPAIIAQAAATSAVLSEGRFRLGIGTGEALNEHIVDSRWPPAAERLEMLEEAVELMRDLWSGRLVTHRGTHYRLDTARLYTLPDEPPPVYMSAFGEKSVQLAGRIADGYISTRPNAEMVEMFHKAGGAGKPAQGGLKVCYAADEATARKTVHRLWPTQGIKGEAAQLLPLPRHFEELAETVTEEEAAQGSPCGPDPAVHIEAIKKYADAGFDEVYISQIGQEQDAFFEFYAKEVLPRVR comes from the coding sequence ATGACCGCTTTCGGATATTTCCTGTCGAGCGAGGAGCACAACCCCCGAGAGCTTGTACGGCAGGCGAAACGCGCCGAGCAGGCGGGGTTCGAGGGACTGTGGATATCCGACCACTTCCATCCGTGGCTGGACGTCCAGGGTCAGAGCTCGTTCGTCTGGTCGGTGATCGGGGCGATCGCCGAGGCGACCTCGCTGCCCATCACCACCGCGGTCACCTGCCCGCTGGTCCGCATCCATCCGGCGATCATCGCGCAGGCCGCCGCCACCAGCGCGGTCCTGTCCGAGGGCCGGTTCCGGCTGGGCATCGGCACCGGGGAGGCACTCAACGAGCACATCGTCGACTCGCGCTGGCCTCCGGCCGCCGAGCGGCTGGAGATGCTCGAAGAGGCGGTCGAGCTCATGCGGGACCTGTGGAGCGGAAGGCTCGTGACCCATCGAGGCACCCATTACAGGCTCGACACCGCCCGGCTGTACACGCTTCCGGACGAACCCCCGCCCGTCTACATGTCCGCCTTCGGGGAGAAGTCGGTGCAGCTGGCCGGGCGCATCGCCGACGGTTACATCTCCACCCGCCCGAACGCGGAGATGGTGGAGATGTTCCACAAGGCCGGAGGCGCGGGCAAGCCCGCCCAGGGCGGGCTGAAGGTCTGCTACGCCGCCGACGAGGCCACGGCCCGCAAGACCGTGCACCGGCTCTGGCCGACCCAGGGCATCAAGGGCGAGGCGGCGCAACTGCTGCCCCTGCCCCGGCACTTCGAGGAGCTCGCCGAGACGGTGACCGAGGAGGAGGCCGCCCAGGGCTCGCCCTGCGGACCCGACCCCGCGGTGCACATCGAAGCGATCAAGAAATACGCGGACGCGGGCTTCGACGAGGTCTACATCAGCCAGATCGGCCAGGAGCAGGACGCCTTCTTCGAGTTCTACGCCAAGGAGGTCCTGCCCCGGGTGCGGTGA
- a CDS encoding phosphoketolase family protein, whose protein sequence is MDALARIDAYWRAANYLSVGQIYLLDNPLLAEPLRPEHIKPRLLGHWGTTPGLNFCFAHLNRIIADRDQDMIYIAGPGHGGPAAVAHAWLEGSYTEKYPDISRDAAGMRRLFRQFSFPGGIPSHVAPETPGSIHEGGELGYSLAHAYGAAFDNPRLVVACVIGDGEAETGPLAASWHSGKFRDPGRDGAVLPILHLNGYKIANPTVLARIPEEELLKLIQGYGFSPHVVAGDDPSAMHQIMAETLDVVFDEIAEGDRPPMIILRTPKGWTGPKEVDGLPVEGTWRSHQVPLSAVRDNADHREMLEEWMRSYRPEELFDAEGRPVAEILRTVPEGSRRMSANPHTNGGELLRPLILPDFRDHAVEVKTPASAPSEPTRVLGAFLRDVIAANPDNFRLMGPDETASNRLSAVFEVTGRAWNAGTLPTDEHLAPGGRVMEVLSEHLCQGWLEGYLLTGRHGLFNCYEAFIHIIDAMFNQHAKWLESSKRIPWRRPVASLNYLLSSHVWRQDHNGFSHQDPGFLDVVMNKKASVVRVYLPPDANTLLSTADHCLRSRDYVNVIVAGKQPVLDLLPMDEAVAHCTRGLGILEWASTDSGQDPDVVLACAGDVPTLETLAAAAILREHLPELKVRVINVVDLMRLQQPSEHPHGMADAEFDALFTTDRPVIFDFHGYPWLIHRLIYRRAGHENFHVRGYREEGTTTTPFDMAMLNDIDRFHLVMDVVDRVPGLGTRAAHLRQHMVDERLRARAHTREHGEDPPEIRDWAWPY, encoded by the coding sequence ATGGACGCACTCGCGCGCATCGACGCCTACTGGCGGGCGGCCAATTACCTGTCGGTCGGCCAGATCTACCTGCTGGACAATCCGCTGCTGGCCGAGCCGTTGCGGCCCGAGCACATCAAGCCCCGGCTGCTGGGGCACTGGGGGACCACGCCGGGGCTGAACTTCTGCTTCGCGCACCTCAACCGGATCATCGCCGACCGGGATCAGGACATGATCTACATCGCCGGTCCCGGGCACGGCGGCCCCGCGGCCGTCGCCCACGCCTGGCTGGAAGGGTCCTACACCGAGAAGTATCCGGACATCTCACGGGACGCCGCGGGCATGCGGCGGCTGTTCCGGCAGTTCTCCTTCCCCGGCGGCATCCCCAGCCACGTCGCCCCGGAGACGCCCGGTTCCATTCACGAGGGCGGTGAGCTCGGCTACTCGCTGGCCCACGCCTACGGCGCCGCCTTCGACAACCCGCGTCTGGTCGTGGCCTGCGTGATCGGCGACGGAGAGGCCGAGACCGGGCCGCTCGCGGCGAGCTGGCACTCCGGCAAGTTCCGCGACCCCGGCCGTGACGGCGCCGTCCTGCCGATCCTGCACCTGAACGGTTACAAGATCGCCAACCCGACCGTCCTGGCCCGCATCCCGGAGGAGGAGCTGCTCAAGCTCATCCAGGGATACGGCTTCAGCCCCCACGTCGTGGCGGGCGACGATCCGTCGGCCATGCACCAGATCATGGCCGAGACCCTGGACGTGGTGTTCGACGAGATCGCCGAGGGCGACCGCCCACCAATGATCATTCTGCGTACGCCGAAGGGCTGGACGGGACCGAAGGAGGTGGACGGACTTCCGGTGGAGGGCACCTGGCGCTCGCACCAGGTGCCGCTCTCCGCGGTCCGCGACAACGCCGATCACCGGGAGATGCTGGAGGAGTGGATGCGCTCCTACCGGCCCGAGGAGCTCTTCGACGCCGAGGGAAGGCCCGTCGCCGAAATCCTCCGGACGGTGCCCGAGGGGTCGCGCCGGATGAGCGCCAACCCGCACACCAACGGGGGCGAGCTGCTGCGCCCGCTGATCCTGCCCGACTTCCGCGACCACGCCGTCGAGGTCAAGACCCCCGCCTCCGCGCCGAGCGAGCCGACCCGGGTGCTCGGTGCCTTCCTGCGTGACGTCATCGCCGCGAACCCGGACAACTTCCGGCTGATGGGGCCCGACGAGACGGCCTCCAACCGGCTGTCGGCCGTCTTCGAGGTCACCGGCCGGGCCTGGAACGCCGGGACACTGCCCACCGACGAGCACCTCGCTCCGGGCGGGCGGGTGATGGAGGTGCTCAGCGAGCACCTGTGCCAGGGCTGGCTGGAGGGCTACCTCCTCACCGGGCGCCACGGGTTGTTCAACTGCTACGAGGCCTTCATCCACATCATCGACGCCATGTTCAACCAGCACGCCAAATGGCTGGAGTCGTCGAAGAGGATCCCCTGGCGGCGGCCGGTGGCCTCGCTGAACTACCTGCTGTCCTCCCACGTGTGGCGTCAGGACCACAACGGCTTCAGCCACCAGGACCCCGGCTTCCTGGACGTGGTGATGAACAAGAAGGCCTCGGTGGTGCGCGTCTACCTGCCGCCGGACGCCAACACGCTGCTGTCGACGGCGGATCACTGCCTGCGCTCGCGCGACTACGTCAACGTGATCGTGGCCGGAAAGCAACCGGTGCTCGACCTGCTGCCGATGGACGAGGCGGTCGCGCACTGCACCCGGGGGCTGGGCATCCTGGAGTGGGCGTCCACGGACTCGGGACAGGACCCGGACGTGGTGCTGGCCTGCGCGGGTGACGTGCCCACCCTGGAGACCCTGGCCGCGGCGGCCATCCTCCGCGAGCACCTGCCCGAGCTGAAGGTGCGTGTGATCAACGTGGTCGACCTGATGCGGCTGCAGCAGCCCTCGGAGCACCCGCACGGCATGGCCGACGCCGAGTTCGACGCCCTGTTCACCACCGACCGGCCGGTCATCTTCGACTTCCACGGTTACCCCTGGCTGATCCACCGGCTGATCTACCGCCGCGCCGGCCACGAGAACTTCCACGTGCGCGGCTACAGGGAGGAAGGCACCACGACCACGCCGTTCGACATGGCCATGCTCAACGACATCGACCGCTTCCACCTGGTGATGGACGTCGTCGACCGGGTCCCCGGGCTCGGCACCAGGGCCGCGCACCTGCGCCAGCACATGGTCGACGAGCGTCTGCGGGCCCGCGCCCACACCCGCGAGCACGGGGAGGACCCGCCCGAGATCCGTGACTGGGCCTGGCCGTACTGA
- a CDS encoding DUF427 domain-containing protein, translating into MATARWNGEVIAESDDTRIVEGNHYFPLDSVSTQYLKPSETTTVCPWKGTANYYTLDVGGKENPDAAWYYADPKAEAAEIKDHVAFWNGVEVTA; encoded by the coding sequence ATGGCAACTGCACGCTGGAACGGCGAGGTCATCGCGGAAAGTGACGACACCCGGATCGTGGAGGGAAACCACTACTTCCCTCTCGACTCGGTGTCCACGCAATACCTGAAGCCGTCGGAGACCACCACCGTCTGTCCCTGGAAGGGGACGGCGAACTACTACACGCTGGACGTGGGGGGCAAGGAGAATCCCGACGCCGCCTGGTACTACGCGGACCCCAAGGCGGAGGCCGCCGAGATCAAGGACCACGTGGCGTTCTGGAACGGTGTGGAGGTCACCGCCTGA
- a CDS encoding PepSY domain-containing protein, protein MRRTMKLTVATVGLFTAVAGGGVAFAASAMPTPSGGTTTPAPASPTTPRTPEPGEAEAKVKREAAVKIAQDKVPGAQVTEVEFDGDETPTTWEIELRKGTVEHEFEIDATTGAILEQDQENETGTDQDDDQDDD, encoded by the coding sequence ATGAGAAGAACAATGAAACTCACCGTGGCCACCGTTGGACTGTTCACCGCTGTCGCCGGCGGCGGTGTCGCCTTCGCCGCGAGCGCGATGCCCACCCCCTCCGGGGGAACGACCACCCCCGCACCGGCGAGCCCGACGACTCCGCGTACCCCGGAGCCCGGCGAGGCCGAGGCGAAGGTCAAGCGGGAGGCGGCCGTCAAGATCGCTCAGGACAAGGTGCCCGGCGCCCAGGTGACCGAGGTGGAGTTCGACGGCGACGAGACCCCCACCACCTGGGAGATCGAGCTCCGCAAGGGCACCGTCGAGCATGAATTCGAGATCGACGCCACCACCGGTGCGATCCTGGAGCAGGACCAGGAGAACGAGACGGGCACCGATCAGGACGACGATCAGGACGACGACTGA
- a CDS encoding sensor histidine kinase: MRRWLALVMAATTSLVLIALLVPMALLIGTVAENGAVNRATDAAESVAAAVSTLTPEELALTVEQVTASGGYPLTVFLPDGRTLGRPVPRSDAVRLAALGRSVTARVPGGNEVLVSVQSPSLGAVVVRVFVSEADLNRGVREAWIGLLALGLALIVLGIVVADRLARTVTTSIAALAEVSHRLAGGELAARASAEGPREVRSVALALNHLAGRIDDLLAAERESVVDLSHRLRTPLTGLRLNAEALTDSGEAKQIGARVDDLERAVTSIINTARRRSPVRESCDATSVVVDRVRFWSVLAEDQDREMRLDLPSKPLPVAVASNELAACVDALFGNVFAHTPEGVSFGVRLGPGAEGGASLVVTDAGPGFGAEWLVRGNSGGDSTGLGLDIARRTAESSGGSLSVGAAPAGGAVVEVTFGPPASP; this comes from the coding sequence ATGAGGCGCTGGCTGGCCCTGGTCATGGCGGCCACCACCTCGCTGGTGCTGATCGCGCTTCTGGTGCCGATGGCGTTGCTGATCGGCACCGTCGCCGAGAACGGAGCCGTCAACCGGGCGACCGACGCGGCGGAGTCGGTCGCGGCGGCGGTGAGCACCCTGACCCCCGAGGAACTGGCTCTCACGGTCGAGCAGGTCACGGCGTCGGGAGGGTATCCCCTGACGGTCTTCCTGCCCGACGGCAGAACGCTCGGCCGCCCGGTTCCCCGATCGGACGCGGTTCGCCTGGCGGCGCTGGGGCGCAGCGTCACGGCGCGGGTGCCCGGCGGCAACGAGGTCCTGGTCTCGGTGCAGAGCCCGTCGCTGGGAGCGGTGGTGGTCCGGGTGTTCGTGAGCGAGGCGGATCTCAACCGGGGCGTGCGGGAGGCGTGGATCGGGTTGCTGGCTCTCGGGCTGGCACTGATCGTGCTGGGTATCGTGGTGGCGGACAGGCTCGCCAGGACCGTGACGACGTCGATCGCCGCCCTGGCCGAGGTCTCGCATCGCCTGGCGGGTGGGGAGCTGGCCGCGCGCGCCTCGGCGGAGGGCCCGAGAGAGGTCCGGTCGGTGGCGCTGGCCCTCAACCATCTCGCCGGGCGGATCGACGATCTGCTGGCCGCCGAACGCGAGTCGGTCGTCGATCTCTCGCACCGCCTGCGCACCCCGCTGACCGGACTGCGGCTGAACGCCGAGGCCCTGACCGACTCCGGTGAGGCGAAGCAGATCGGGGCCCGCGTGGACGATCTGGAGCGGGCCGTGACCTCGATCATCAATACCGCCAGGCGGCGTTCGCCGGTGCGAGAGTCGTGCGACGCCACCTCGGTGGTGGTGGATCGCGTCCGGTTCTGGTCGGTGCTGGCCGAGGACCAGGACCGGGAGATGAGACTCGACCTTCCCTCGAAGCCGCTGCCGGTCGCCGTGGCCTCGAACGAGCTGGCCGCGTGCGTCGACGCGTTGTTCGGCAACGTCTTCGCGCACACTCCCGAGGGGGTGTCGTTCGGGGTGCGGCTCGGCCCCGGCGCGGAGGGCGGCGCGAGCCTGGTCGTGACCGACGCGGGACCCGGTTTCGGGGCCGAGTGGCTGGTCCGGGGCAACAGCGGCGGCGATTCGACCGGCCTGGGGCTGGACATCGCCCGCCGTACCGCGGAGTCGTCAGGCGGCTCGCTGAGCGTGGGCGCGGCTCCGGCGGGCGGGGCCGTCGTCGAGGTGACCTTCGGTCCGCCCGCATCGCCTTAA
- a CDS encoding response regulator transcription factor: MAEILLIEDDMTIRTALTRGLRELGHVVSSSPTALDGLRLAMRDRPDLVVLDLGLPDLDGAELLRMLRAVSRVPVIVATARDGDAEMVPVLNAGADDYVVKPFSAAQLDARVRAVLRRTGDDPAPDTSVAIAGLRLDPRSRDAFLDGAPLELTPREFDLLHFLATRAGEVVTKRELLTEVWQVPYGGADKTVDVHLSWLRRKLGETAQNPRYLLTVRGVGVKLVDPT, encoded by the coding sequence ATGGCGGAAATCCTGCTCATCGAGGACGACATGACGATCCGTACCGCTCTCACGCGAGGGCTGCGGGAGCTGGGTCATGTCGTCTCGTCGTCTCCCACCGCTCTCGACGGCCTGCGCCTGGCGATGCGTGACCGGCCCGACCTGGTCGTGCTCGACCTGGGGCTGCCCGACCTCGACGGGGCCGAGCTGTTGCGCATGCTCAGGGCCGTGAGCAGGGTGCCTGTGATCGTCGCGACCGCTCGCGACGGCGATGCCGAGATGGTCCCCGTCCTCAACGCGGGAGCGGACGACTACGTGGTCAAGCCGTTCAGCGCGGCGCAGCTCGACGCCCGGGTCCGGGCGGTCCTGCGCCGGACGGGCGACGACCCCGCTCCCGACACATCGGTCGCGATCGCGGGACTGCGACTGGACCCCCGCTCTCGTGACGCGTTCCTGGACGGTGCGCCGCTTGAGCTGACGCCCCGCGAGTTCGACCTCCTGCACTTCCTCGCGACTCGTGCGGGAGAGGTGGTGACCAAGAGGGAGTTGCTGACCGAGGTCTGGCAGGTGCCCTACGGCGGAGCCGACAAAACCGTGGACGTCCACCTGTCGTGGCTGCGGCGAAAACTCGGCGAGACCGCCCAGAATCCTCGCTACCTGCTCACCGTGCGCGGGGTCGGTGTCAAGCTGGTCGATCCCACATGA
- a CDS encoding ABC transporter permease: MSLVLTHARYQFLETVRVPIAVVGSAAFPAMSMLFFVVPFTGNDPVAATYSTGAMLVFAVMSACLFTYGIGVAEDRAQPWDPYLRTLPAGPLARFTGRILSVIAIMGIAMIPVLLIAAFLTEATVTPAQLVLGLAAVLLGSIPFTLMGLFIGYALPSKAAIVVAQVVFFPMAVGAGLLTGPPAGAPEFIQIIAPYLPARGAVELVWAASTDFPPNVLSLVMLGVWVVVFGALAVWAYRRDEGRRFS; encoded by the coding sequence ATGTCCCTCGTTCTCACCCATGCCCGATACCAATTCCTGGAGACGGTCCGCGTACCGATCGCGGTGGTCGGAAGCGCGGCCTTCCCGGCGATGTCGATGCTGTTCTTCGTGGTGCCGTTCACCGGGAACGATCCGGTCGCGGCGACCTACTCCACCGGGGCGATGCTGGTCTTCGCGGTCATGTCGGCCTGCCTGTTCACCTACGGCATCGGGGTGGCGGAGGATCGGGCCCAGCCGTGGGATCCCTACCTGCGCACGTTGCCGGCCGGGCCGCTGGCCAGGTTCACCGGACGGATCCTCAGCGTGATCGCGATCATGGGGATCGCGATGATTCCCGTGTTGCTCATCGCGGCCTTTCTCACCGAGGCGACGGTGACCCCCGCACAGCTGGTGCTCGGCCTGGCCGCCGTACTGCTGGGGTCGATCCCCTTCACCCTGATGGGCCTGTTCATCGGCTACGCGCTGCCGTCCAAGGCCGCGATCGTCGTCGCCCAGGTGGTGTTCTTCCCGATGGCCGTGGGCGCCGGGCTGCTCACCGGCCCTCCGGCGGGCGCCCCGGAGTTCATCCAGATCATCGCCCCCTACCTGCCGGCCCGGGGAGCGGTCGAGCTGGTCTGGGCGGCGAGTACGGACTTCCCTCCCAACGTGCTCTCCCTGGTGATGCTGGGCGTGTGGGTCGTGGTCTTCGGCGCTCTCGCCGTCTGGGCCTACCGCCGTGACGAGGGCCGCCGTTTCTCCTGA
- a CDS encoding ABC transporter ATP-binding protein: MAEILARTVEATRRYGAVTALDRVSLDIHAGELVGLLGPNGAGKSTLVNLFAGLRRPTSGTVELLGGSPLDPVRRRGVGVTPQETGLPPTLRVGECVDFVAAHFPAAVARGALLERFGLEDLTRRQIGGLSGGQKRRLAVALAFVGDPRLVFLDEPTTGLDVEARRALWDGIRHFHAEGGTVVITSHYLEEIEALAERVVVIGEGRVLTDGTMDAIRGLVGIRRVTLTSAELPDLPGVLGVEHDGSRTHLLTADADALVRELVRADVPFSDLEIRPTSLEEAFLTITARESQTA; encoded by the coding sequence ATGGCAGAGATCCTGGCTCGCACCGTCGAGGCCACCCGGAGGTACGGCGCGGTGACGGCGCTGGACCGGGTCTCCCTCGACATCCACGCCGGAGAGCTGGTCGGACTGCTCGGGCCGAACGGCGCGGGCAAGTCCACCCTGGTCAACCTGTTCGCCGGACTGCGGCGGCCGACGTCGGGCACCGTCGAGCTGCTCGGCGGCTCGCCCCTGGACCCGGTCCGGCGCCGCGGCGTCGGGGTCACCCCGCAGGAGACCGGCCTGCCGCCGACGCTGCGGGTCGGCGAGTGCGTCGACTTCGTGGCGGCGCACTTCCCCGCCGCGGTCGCCCGTGGGGCGTTGCTGGAGCGGTTCGGCCTCGAGGACCTCACCCGGCGGCAGATCGGAGGATTGTCCGGCGGGCAGAAGCGACGCCTGGCGGTGGCGCTGGCCTTCGTCGGCGATCCCCGGCTGGTCTTCCTCGACGAGCCCACCACCGGGCTCGACGTCGAGGCCCGTCGCGCGCTCTGGGACGGGATCCGCCACTTCCACGCCGAGGGCGGGACCGTGGTCATCACCAGCCACTACCTGGAGGAGATCGAGGCGCTGGCCGAGCGGGTCGTGGTGATCGGCGAAGGCCGGGTGCTCACCGACGGCACCATGGACGCGATCCGGGGCCTGGTCGGCATCCGCCGCGTCACCCTCACCAGCGCCGAGCTTCCCGATCTGCCCGGCGTCCTCGGCGTCGAGCACGACGGCTCCCGCACGCACCTGCTCACCGCCGACGCCGACGCCCTGGTCCGCGAGCTGGTCAGGGCCGATGTTCCCTTCTCCGATCTGGAGATCCGGCCCACCTCCCTCGAAGAGGCCTTCCTCACCATCACCGCCCGCGAATCCCAGACGGCCTGA
- a CDS encoding transcriptional regulator codes for MTAHELDPVIHAQARLRVMTTLNALGEENQITFPGLKDLLGMTAGNLSVHLTKLEEAGYVEIIKTHRGRTPATYVALTRQGRRAFEDYTTAIRELLDLT; via the coding sequence ATGACCGCGCACGAGCTCGACCCCGTCATCCACGCGCAGGCCCGGCTGAGGGTGATGACCACGCTCAACGCCCTGGGCGAGGAGAACCAGATCACCTTCCCGGGGCTGAAGGACCTGCTCGGGATGACCGCGGGAAACCTGTCGGTGCACCTCACCAAGCTTGAGGAGGCCGGCTACGTGGAGATCATCAAGACCCACCGGGGGCGCACCCCCGCGACCTACGTCGCCCTGACCCGGCAGGGGCGCCGCGCCTTCGAGGACTACACCACCGCCATCCGCGAATTACTCGACCTGACGTAG
- a CDS encoding RNA-guided endonuclease InsQ/TnpB family protein: MSRYRLHPSPAQEAALMEHCGQARYVWNLAVEQHAHWRPGRTPAPGFTEQCRQLTEARAASPWLAAGSIIVQQQALKDFRQAMANFFGTTHRRPRWRRRGRGEGFRIVAVKPGDVRRLSRKVGQVRIPKVGWVRFRWSRPVEEAKSFRVTRDAAGRWHVAFAIIPEPIPAPGTGAVVGVDRGVVVSAALSTGEPLTVPTLSPGQKKRLVRLQRALARARSGSKRRAKVKTAIARLKAREGDRRKNWVEQTSTDLARRFDVIGIEDLKISAMVRSAKGSITAPGRNVRQKAGLNRGILASGWGRLAARLEHKAPGRVWKIDPRYTSQTCNACKHVARESRESQALFSCVACGHRDHADVNAAKNLRDTAAGYAVAARGGSPLGGPANREPQRDLLLVG; the protein is encoded by the coding sequence GTGTCCCGCTATCGGCTGCACCCCTCACCCGCCCAGGAGGCGGCGCTGATGGAGCACTGCGGGCAGGCTCGATATGTGTGGAACCTGGCCGTGGAACAACACGCCCACTGGCGGCCCGGGCGCACACCGGCGCCGGGGTTCACCGAGCAGTGCCGCCAACTCACCGAGGCCCGCGCCGCCTCGCCGTGGCTGGCCGCCGGGTCGATCATCGTCCAGCAGCAGGCGCTGAAGGACTTCCGCCAGGCGATGGCGAACTTCTTCGGCACAACCCACCGGCGGCCGAGGTGGCGTCGGCGTGGCCGCGGTGAGGGGTTTCGGATCGTCGCGGTCAAACCCGGTGATGTGCGCCGCCTGTCGCGCAAGGTCGGCCAGGTGCGCATCCCCAAAGTGGGATGGGTGCGATTCCGCTGGTCGCGCCCGGTGGAGGAAGCGAAGTCGTTTCGCGTCACCCGGGATGCGGCGGGGCGCTGGCATGTGGCGTTCGCGATCATCCCGGAGCCGATTCCGGCCCCGGGGACCGGTGCGGTGGTCGGGGTGGATCGGGGGGTGGTGGTGTCGGCGGCGTTGTCCACCGGTGAGCCGCTGACCGTTCCCACCTTGAGTCCAGGGCAGAAGAAGCGGCTGGTGCGGTTGCAGCGTGCTCTGGCCCGCGCCCGGTCCGGGTCCAAGCGCCGCGCCAAGGTCAAGACGGCCATCGCGAGGCTGAAGGCCCGGGAGGGTGATCGGCGCAAAAATTGGGTGGAGCAGACCAGCACCGATCTGGCCCGCCGCTTCGACGTGATCGGCATCGAGGACCTGAAGATCTCCGCGATGGTCCGGTCGGCGAAAGGCAGTATCACGGCGCCGGGTCGGAACGTGCGCCAGAAGGCGGGGTTGAACCGGGGCATTCTGGCCAGTGGGTGGGGGCGGTTGGCGGCCCGGCTGGAGCACAAGGCTCCGGGCCGGGTGTGGAAGATTGATCCGCGGTATACGTCGCAGACCTGCAATGCGTGCAAACACGTCGCCCGGGAGAGTCGCGAGAGCCAAGCGCTCTTCTCGTGTGTGGCATGCGGGCATCGGGACCACGCTGACGTCAACGCGGCGAAGAACCTCCGAGATACCGCCGCGGGATATGCGGTGGCTGCGCGGGGAGGCTCGCCGTTGGGCGGGCCTGCGAACCGCGAACCTCAACGTGACCTCCTCCTGGTGGGGTAG
- a CDS encoding CHAP domain-containing protein encodes MDPIGDDLLRIMEPELGYREGPGQHSKFGEWYSLTVDQDPQYKTAPWCDMFIAWAAERADVEEFVGQFAWTPSHARWFETQGAWSQTPEAGSLIFFDWSGGKDIKGIDHVGVVERVEGGTIHTIEGNVDGVWLKRKARDESKVVGYGSPRKVKENLAGVTAGQDASVLQAAGRIEVRPALVPGSMILTDYPGRFPISLEAAPVAALLTLILGMTFVLVRARPHTSTGRHRRKRRRREPYRLD; translated from the coding sequence ATGGATCCGATCGGTGACGATCTGCTCAGAATCATGGAGCCGGAGCTCGGATACAGGGAAGGGCCCGGACAGCACAGCAAGTTCGGCGAGTGGTACTCGCTCACGGTCGACCAGGACCCCCAGTACAAGACGGCTCCCTGGTGCGACATGTTCATCGCCTGGGCCGCCGAGCGGGCGGACGTCGAGGAGTTCGTCGGCCAGTTCGCCTGGACGCCCTCCCACGCCCGCTGGTTCGAGACCCAGGGCGCGTGGTCGCAGACCCCCGAGGCCGGGTCCCTGATCTTCTTCGACTGGTCGGGCGGCAAGGACATCAAGGGCATCGACCATGTCGGCGTCGTCGAGCGGGTGGAGGGTGGAACGATCCACACCATCGAGGGAAACGTCGACGGGGTCTGGCTCAAGCGCAAGGCACGCGACGAGAGCAAGGTCGTCGGTTACGGGTCGCCGCGCAAGGTCAAGGAGAACCTGGCCGGTGTCACGGCCGGACAGGACGCGTCCGTCCTGCAGGCGGCGGGGCGGATCGAGGTCCGCCCCGCGCTCGTGCCCGGCTCCATGATCCTGACCGACTATCCGGGGAGGTTCCCGATCTCCCTGGAGGCGGCCCCCGTCGCGGCGCTGCTGACCCTCATCCTCGGAATGACGTTCGTCCTGGTCAGGGCTCGCCCTCATACCTCGACGGGGCGCCATCGCAGAAAGCGGCGGAGGCGTGAGCCGTACCGGCTTGATTAA